A region from the Meiothermus sp. Pnk-1 genome encodes:
- a CDS encoding FAD-linked oxidase C-terminal domain-containing protein — translation MNPALSELGRIYPPERLLVQPGQLVPYESDALTAFRARPLAVVLPETTDEVVQTVAWCARHQVPFVARGSGTSLSGGSLPIEGGLVIGLNRMNRLLRLEPKERLAVVQPGFINLDVSRAAEPYGLYYAPDPSSQPVSTIGGNLAFNSGGAHCLKYGMTSNHVLAAKVVLPDAEVVELGGESLESVGPDWLGLFVGSEGLLGIAVEITLRLLPKPEKYHTVLAAYDSLERAGNAVAAVVASGLLPGAMEIMDHLAIEAAEAAVRAGYPMDARALLIVELEGEAPQVEAEAKHLEAVIAASGAYEVRVARDADERAKIWKGRKAAFSAVGRLSPDYLVQDGVVPRSKLGEALGAIEGLSERYGLRVANVFHAGDGNLHPLILYDGKVEGQLERAEALAGEILRLCVGLGGSITGEHGVGMEKRAYMPTMFSQDDLECMRRIRLSVDPHELANRGKMFPGDEAPAPRHSGPHPLERAGVISRE, via the coding sequence ATGAATCCCGCTTTGAGCGAGTTGGGGCGCATCTACCCGCCCGAACGGCTGCTGGTGCAGCCCGGTCAGCTCGTGCCCTACGAGTCGGACGCCCTTACCGCCTTCCGGGCCCGCCCCCTGGCGGTGGTGCTGCCCGAGACCACCGACGAGGTGGTACAGACGGTGGCCTGGTGCGCCCGACACCAGGTCCCCTTCGTGGCCCGGGGTTCGGGCACCAGCCTCTCGGGTGGATCGCTGCCCATCGAGGGCGGTCTGGTGATCGGGCTCAACCGCATGAACCGGCTGCTCAGGCTCGAGCCCAAAGAGCGCCTCGCGGTGGTGCAGCCCGGCTTCATCAACCTGGACGTGAGCCGAGCCGCCGAACCCTACGGGCTCTACTACGCCCCCGACCCCTCCAGCCAGCCCGTGAGCACCATCGGCGGCAACCTGGCCTTCAACTCCGGCGGGGCGCACTGCTTGAAGTACGGCATGACCTCCAACCACGTGCTCGCGGCCAAGGTGGTGCTGCCCGATGCCGAGGTGGTGGAGCTGGGCGGGGAGAGCTTGGAATCGGTCGGCCCCGACTGGCTGGGGCTCTTCGTGGGCTCGGAGGGACTGTTGGGTATCGCGGTGGAGATTACCCTGCGCCTGCTGCCCAAGCCGGAGAAGTACCACACCGTCCTGGCGGCCTACGACAGCCTCGAGCGGGCCGGAAACGCGGTGGCCGCGGTGGTGGCCAGCGGCCTCTTGCCGGGGGCGATGGAGATCATGGACCACCTGGCCATCGAGGCTGCTGAGGCCGCGGTGCGGGCGGGTTACCCCATGGACGCGCGGGCCCTCTTGATCGTGGAGCTCGAGGGCGAGGCCCCCCAGGTCGAGGCCGAAGCAAAGCACCTGGAGGCCGTCATCGCCGCCTCCGGGGCCTACGAGGTGCGGGTGGCGCGGGACGCCGACGAGCGGGCGAAGATCTGGAAGGGCCGCAAGGCCGCCTTCTCGGCGGTGGGCCGCCTCTCCCCGGACTACCTGGTGCAAGACGGGGTGGTGCCCCGCAGCAAGCTGGGGGAGGCCCTGGGGGCGATCGAAGGGCTTTCGGAGAGGTACGGGCTGCGGGTAGCCAACGTCTTCCACGCCGGCGACGGCAACCTCCACCCCCTCATCCTCTACGACGGCAAGGTGGAGGGGCAGCTCGAGCGGGCCGAGGCGCTGGCCGGGGAGATCCTCAGGCTGTGCGTGGGGCTGGGCGGCTCCATCACCGGCGAGCACGGGGTGGGCATGGAGAAAAGGGCCTACATGCCCACCATGTTCAGCCAGGACGACCTCGAGTGCATGCGGCGCATCCGCCTCTCCGTAGACCCCCACGAGCTCGCCAACCGGGGCAAGATGTTCCCCGGCGACGAGGCCCCGGCCCCCAGGCATTCCGGACCCCACCCGCTCGAGCGAGCGGGGGTGATCTCACGTGAGTGA
- the aceB gene encoding malate synthase A, whose protein sequence is MKSIEIRGPEVPALKEILTPQALAFVAGLQREFGAVRKGLLQRRAEVAQRIAAGEKPGFLEHTRFIREGEWKVAPAPPDLDDRRVEITGPVERKMMINALNSGAKVFMADCEDALSPTWENIVQGQKNLMDAVRRTIRFTSPEGKEYRLAEKTATLVVRPRGWHLSERHVLVDGEPVSGSLFDFGLYFFHNARELLERGSGPYFYLPKLESHLEARLWNDVFNFAQDYLGLPRGTIRATVLIETILAAFEMEEILYELKDHAAGLNAGRWDYIFSCIKKFAAADGGVIFPDRAQITMTVPFMRAYTELLVRTCHKRGAHAIGGMAAFIPSRKDPEVNERAIAAVTKDKERESGDGFDGTWVAHPDLVPVAMGVFDKVLGEKPHQKDRLREDLEGKIRPEQLIDFRVPEGKVTEAGVRNNISVGLQYMAAWLGGSGAVAIFNLMEDAATAEISRAQLWQWLRKGATLEDGRPFTRELYEKLKAEEMAKLSGLKNLEAAAQLLDELVLQPEFREFLTLPAYERLP, encoded by the coding sequence ATGAAAAGCATCGAAATCCGGGGCCCGGAAGTCCCGGCGCTGAAGGAGATTCTGACCCCCCAGGCTCTGGCTTTTGTGGCCGGACTACAGCGCGAGTTCGGCGCGGTGCGCAAGGGACTGTTGCAGCGCCGGGCCGAGGTGGCCCAGCGGATCGCAGCGGGCGAGAAACCGGGCTTCCTCGAGCACACCCGCTTCATCCGCGAGGGCGAATGGAAGGTGGCCCCGGCTCCCCCCGACCTCGACGACCGGCGGGTGGAGATCACCGGGCCCGTCGAGCGCAAGATGATGATCAACGCGCTCAACTCCGGGGCCAAGGTCTTCATGGCCGACTGCGAGGACGCCCTCTCCCCCACCTGGGAGAACATCGTGCAGGGGCAGAAAAACCTCATGGACGCGGTGCGCCGCACCATCCGCTTCACCTCGCCGGAGGGCAAGGAGTACCGCCTGGCCGAGAAGACCGCCACCTTGGTGGTGCGGCCCAGGGGCTGGCACCTCAGCGAGCGCCACGTGCTGGTGGACGGCGAGCCGGTTTCGGGCTCGCTCTTCGACTTCGGGCTGTACTTCTTCCACAACGCCCGCGAGCTGCTCGAGCGCGGCTCGGGCCCCTACTTCTACCTGCCCAAGCTGGAGAGCCACCTCGAGGCCCGCCTCTGGAACGACGTGTTCAACTTCGCCCAGGACTACCTGGGCCTCCCGCGCGGCACCATCCGCGCCACCGTGCTCATCGAGACCATCCTGGCGGCCTTCGAGATGGAGGAGATCCTCTACGAGCTGAAGGACCACGCCGCCGGGCTCAACGCGGGAAGATGGGACTATATCTTCAGTTGCATCAAGAAATTCGCCGCCGCGGACGGCGGGGTGATCTTCCCCGACCGGGCCCAGATCACCATGACCGTGCCCTTCATGCGGGCCTACACCGAGCTGCTGGTGCGCACCTGCCACAAGCGCGGCGCCCACGCCATCGGGGGTATGGCCGCCTTCATCCCCAGCCGCAAGGACCCCGAGGTCAATGAGCGGGCCATCGCCGCCGTGACCAAGGACAAAGAGCGCGAGTCCGGCGACGGCTTCGACGGCACCTGGGTGGCCCACCCCGACCTGGTGCCGGTGGCCATGGGCGTCTTCGACAAGGTGCTGGGCGAGAAGCCCCACCAGAAAGACCGCCTGCGCGAGGACCTCGAGGGCAAGATCCGCCCCGAGCAGCTCATCGATTTCCGGGTGCCCGAGGGCAAGGTGACCGAGGCCGGGGTGCGCAACAACATCAGCGTAGGGTTGCAGTACATGGCCGCCTGGCTCGGCGGCTCGGGCGCGGTGGCCATCTTCAACCTGATGGAAGACGCCGCCACCGCCGAGATCTCCCGCGCCCAGCTCTGGCAGTGGCTGCGCAAGGGGGCCACGCTCGAGGACGGCCGTCCCTTCACCCGCGAGCTCTACGAAAAGCTCAAAGCCGAGGAGATGGCCAAACTGAGCGGGCTCAAGAACCTCGAGGCCGCCGCCCAATTGCTCGACGAGCTGGTGCTGCAACCCGAGTTCCGCGAGTTCCTGACCCTGCCCGCCTACGAGCGCTTGCCCTGA
- the speD gene encoding S-adenosylmethionine decarboxylase — protein sequence MELFGFGPHLMIDGYNANPEKLADAELVRRVLDELPVEMEMTKVLPPFIYRYGGKPGQAEGVTGVVIIAESHLAIHTFPDKRFISVDIFSCKPFDLGKAVRSVIERFEIGRYETYLINRGKEFPKDPELARQIVMGEREYLQARLG from the coding sequence TTGGAACTCTTTGGCTTTGGCCCTCATCTGATGATTGATGGCTACAACGCCAACCCCGAAAAACTAGCCGATGCCGAGCTCGTCCGACGTGTTTTGGACGAGCTCCCGGTGGAGATGGAGATGACCAAGGTGCTGCCGCCTTTTATCTATCGCTACGGGGGCAAGCCCGGTCAGGCCGAGGGCGTCACCGGGGTAGTGATCATCGCCGAAAGCCACCTCGCCATTCACACCTTTCCCGACAAGAGGTTCATCAGTGTGGATATCTTCTCCTGCAAGCCCTTCGACCTCGGGAAAGCCGTGCGTTCGGTGATCGAGCGTTTCGAGATCGGTCGCTACGAAACCTACTTGATCAACCGGGGCAAGGAGTTCCCCAAAGATCCCGAACTAGCCCGGCAGATCGTGATGGGAGAACGGGAGTATCTTCAGGCCCGGCTGGGCTAA